In Polaribacter sp. L3A8, a genomic segment contains:
- a CDS encoding M1 family metallopeptidase produces MMIKKVLFFVFLLMSLVSFSQTYDTYKPERDKINDLVHTKLKVDFNFKEKQLNGEAWVTLKPHFYTTNKLTLDAKAMLIHQVSIDNQKLEYHYDDLQMIIDLPKTYKKDEEYTIYIKYTARPEKVQQKGSAAITDAKGLYFINADGLDKNKSTQIWTQGETEASSCWFPTIDSPNQKTTQEIYMTVPDKFVTLSNGKLVTQTKNGTNRTDYWKMDQKHAPYLFFMGVGAYEVIEDSYKNIPVNYYVEKEYAPYAKDIFGLTPEMMGFFSDKLGVEYPWNKYSQIVGRDYVSGAMENTTAVIHGEQAYQTPGQLIDENIQENTIAHELFHHWFGDLVTSESWSNLTLNESFANYSEYLWREYKYGKLDADMHLYEDSQSYLNGQNNDKHLVRYNYVDKEDMFDLVSYNKGGAILHMLRKYLGDDAFFLGLKTYLTENKYQAAEVHQLRLVFEKITGKDLNWFFNQWYFGAGHPRIEVSYDYNTIQKTVTVNLQQLNANEFKFPFAIDIFEDGKKVRHNVFVDKNDASFTFPYTKQPTLIQVNADGVLLCEITENKVLSDYIFQLKNAENYAHRREALLEVAKKQEEKDAFNAVEAAMSDASSKIRILALENIDLINKFSKKDAIAKIMRIANNDEKTLVQATAIETLGKLTDPELKSIFVKGLESKSYSVIGKALVAMYYVDKPMAIAKSRELPDEIRKILATPLTRIYIEENDKKELPFIAKNVLSGMFLTGDDATKVLYQKAFKQISESNNSEAIQNIVDDMVVKGNQYKSFNFDKVVINLMRKMIQDQESKNTANKIRNTEIIKEGMAKLL; encoded by the coding sequence ATGATGATTAAAAAAGTGCTGTTTTTTGTTTTCCTTTTGATGAGTTTGGTTAGTTTTTCACAAACTTATGATACCTACAAACCCGAAAGAGATAAAATTAACGATCTCGTTCACACAAAATTAAAGGTTGATTTTAATTTTAAAGAAAAACAACTAAACGGAGAAGCTTGGGTTACCTTAAAACCTCATTTTTATACAACTAACAAACTTACGTTAGATGCCAAAGCAATGCTTATTCATCAAGTTTCTATAGATAATCAGAAATTAGAGTATCATTACGATGATTTACAAATGATAATCGATTTACCAAAAACCTATAAAAAAGACGAAGAATACACTATCTATATAAAATATACTGCTCGTCCGGAAAAAGTACAACAAAAAGGAAGTGCTGCTATCACCGATGCAAAAGGCTTGTATTTTATAAATGCAGATGGTTTAGACAAGAATAAATCTACCCAAATTTGGACACAAGGTGAAACGGAAGCAAGCAGCTGCTGGTTTCCAACAATAGACAGTCCGAATCAGAAAACAACCCAAGAAATTTATATGACCGTTCCAGATAAGTTTGTAACACTTTCTAATGGTAAATTAGTAACTCAGACTAAAAACGGAACCAATAGAACAGACTACTGGAAAATGGATCAGAAACATGCGCCATATTTATTCTTTATGGGAGTAGGAGCGTATGAAGTTATAGAAGATTCTTACAAAAATATTCCTGTAAACTATTATGTAGAAAAAGAATATGCACCGTATGCTAAAGATATTTTTGGCTTAACACCAGAAATGATGGGTTTCTTTTCTGATAAATTGGGCGTAGAATATCCTTGGAACAAGTATAGCCAGATTGTAGGTAGAGATTACGTTTCTGGGGCAATGGAAAACACAACAGCAGTAATTCATGGAGAACAAGCGTACCAAACACCAGGACAATTAATTGATGAAAATATACAAGAAAACACCATTGCACATGAGCTTTTTCATCATTGGTTTGGAGATTTAGTAACGTCAGAAAGTTGGTCTAATTTAACGCTAAATGAATCTTTTGCTAATTATAGCGAGTATTTATGGAGAGAATATAAATACGGAAAATTAGATGCAGATATGCATTTGTACGAGGATAGTCAGTCTTATTTAAACGGACAAAATAACGACAAACATTTGGTACGTTACAATTATGTCGATAAAGAAGATATGTTCGATTTAGTTAGTTATAACAAAGGTGGAGCAATATTACACATGTTGCGAAAGTACCTAGGTGACGATGCTTTTTTCTTAGGCTTAAAAACCTATTTAACAGAAAATAAATACCAAGCTGCAGAAGTACATCAATTACGTTTAGTATTTGAAAAAATTACGGGTAAAGATTTAAATTGGTTTTTTAACCAATGGTATTTTGGAGCAGGACATCCAAGAATAGAAGTTTCTTATGATTATAATACCATTCAGAAAACAGTAACGGTTAACCTACAACAATTAAATGCAAATGAGTTTAAGTTTCCTTTTGCCATTGATATTTTTGAAGATGGTAAAAAAGTAAGACATAATGTTTTTGTAGATAAAAATGATGCTTCTTTTACCTTTCCGTATACAAAACAACCAACATTAATTCAGGTGAATGCAGACGGCGTTTTATTGTGTGAAATTACAGAAAACAAAGTACTGAGTGATTATATTTTTCAGTTAAAAAATGCAGAAAACTATGCACATAGAAGAGAGGCATTGTTAGAAGTAGCTAAAAAACAAGAAGAAAAAGATGCTTTTAATGCTGTAGAAGCTGCTATGAGCGATGCATCTTCTAAAATTAGAATCTTAGCCTTAGAAAACATCGATTTAATAAACAAGTTTTCTAAAAAAGATGCGATTGCTAAAATTATGAGAATAGCCAATAATGACGAAAAAACATTGGTACAAGCAACGGCTATAGAAACGTTAGGGAAATTAACAGATCCTGAGTTAAAATCTATTTTTGTAAAAGGATTAGAAAGTAAATCATATTCTGTAATTGGTAAAGCTTTGGTAGCTATGTATTATGTAGACAAGCCAATGGCAATAGCTAAATCTAGAGAATTACCAGACGAAATTAGAAAGATTTTAGCAACGCCTTTAACACGAATTTATATTGAAGAAAATGATAAAAAAGAATTGCCTTTCATCGCAAAAAACGTGTTGTCTGGTATGTTTTTAACGGGAGATGATGCAACCAAAGTTTTGTATCAAAAAGCATTTAAACAAATCTCAGAGAGTAATAATTCTGAAGCAATACAGAATATCGTAGACGATATGGTGGTAAAAGGAAACCAATACAAATCGTTTAATTTTGATAAAGTGGTGATTAATTTAATGAGAAAAATGATAC
- a CDS encoding DUF4252 domain-containing protein, whose translation MKNITKIFSLLLLVLMITSCKNEKSLQGYLVESQEKTGFITVDIPTSFLQLKSEAVSEDVKETLKSIRKINVVALPFKGNEPTYEIEKTTLKSIFKDNKEYKSLMSMKTKGMHVNLYYTGNTDSIDEVIAFGYGDEVGVGVARLLGDHMNPAKIIAMMNNIKFDKDNLDLEKFSAIFSGK comes from the coding sequence ATGAAAAACATCACCAAAATATTTTCTCTTTTATTACTTGTTTTAATGATAACATCTTGTAAAAATGAAAAATCATTACAAGGATACTTAGTAGAAAGTCAAGAAAAAACTGGTTTTATCACTGTTGATATTCCTACTAGTTTTTTACAATTAAAATCAGAGGCTGTTTCTGAAGATGTAAAAGAAACGCTAAAAAGTATTCGAAAAATAAACGTGGTTGCATTGCCCTTTAAAGGAAATGAACCAACGTATGAAATTGAAAAAACAACATTAAAAAGTATTTTTAAAGACAACAAAGAGTATAAATCTTTAATGTCTATGAAAACAAAAGGAATGCATGTAAACTTGTATTATACTGGAAATACAGATTCTATAGACGAAGTGATTGCTTTTGGTTATGGAGACGAAGTTGGAGTAGGTGTTGCTCGTTTATTAGGCGATCACATGAATCCTGCTAAGATTATAGCAATGATGAACAATATTAAATTTGATAAAGACAATTTAGATTTAGAAAAATTTAGTGCTATTTTTAGTGGAAAATAA
- a CDS encoding DUF4252 domain-containing protein, whose product MKKIAILIALVVAPMVTSAQSFFDSLEDMDGIDMVVVTKDAFELISKFKNVEIDDNEGMKVFQMIQDLKEFKMFSTKDVGIANKMEAMANDAIKKQNLTQLMRIKDEGSHVKIYVKTTKNKDFVSEVLMFIKGIDKKTKGNAEAVVVSLTGNIDINKMSELADTFSKGK is encoded by the coding sequence ATGAAAAAAATAGCAATATTAATAGCGTTAGTGGTTGCACCAATGGTAACCAGCGCACAGTCCTTTTTTGATTCTTTAGAAGATATGGATGGCATAGATATGGTAGTTGTTACCAAAGATGCTTTTGAGTTAATCTCTAAGTTTAAAAATGTAGAAATTGATGATAATGAAGGGATGAAAGTCTTTCAAATGATTCAAGATTTAAAAGAATTTAAAATGTTTTCTACCAAAGATGTTGGTATCGCAAACAAAATGGAGGCAATGGCAAATGACGCCATTAAAAAACAGAATTTAACACAATTAATGAGAATTAAAGATGAAGGTTCTCACGTTAAAATTTATGTAAAAACAACAAAGAATAAAGATTTTGTGAGTGAAGTTTTAATGTTTATTAAAGGTATTGATAAAAAAACAAAAGGAAACGCAGAGGCTGTAGTGGTTTCTTTAACGGGTAACATAGATATTAATAAAATGTCTGAATTAGCCGATACTTTTTCTAAAGGAAAATAA
- a CDS encoding RNA polymerase sigma factor, producing the protein MKQSDFLKVVLPFKDKVFRLAKRLLVSTEEAEDATQELLFKLWKSKEKIADYKNVEAFAMTMTKNYCYDRLKSKQASNLTLIHSNYKEKDTSLDKQVEHRDSVNQVHQLIENLPEQQKVIIQLRDIEQYDFDEICKMVDMKPTAVRVALSRARKTIREQLIKKHNYGVS; encoded by the coding sequence ATGAAACAGTCAGACTTTTTAAAAGTTGTTTTGCCGTTTAAAGACAAGGTTTTTCGTTTAGCAAAAAGACTTTTAGTTTCTACAGAAGAAGCAGAAGATGCCACGCAAGAATTGTTATTTAAATTGTGGAAAAGTAAAGAGAAGATTGCTGATTATAAAAATGTTGAAGCATTTGCAATGACCATGACTAAAAATTATTGTTATGATCGTTTAAAATCGAAGCAGGCAAGTAATTTAACATTAATACACAGTAATTATAAAGAAAAAGATACGTCTTTAGATAAACAAGTAGAACATCGAGACAGTGTAAACCAAGTGCACCAATTGATAGAAAACTTGCCAGAGCAACAAAAAGTTATTATTCAGTTAAGAGATATTGAACAATATGATTTTGATGAAATCTGTAAAATGGTAGATATGAAACCAACAGCAGTAAGAGTGGCATTATCTAGAGCAAGAAAAACAATAAGAGAACAATTAATTAAAAAACATAACTATGGAGTTAGCTAA
- a CDS encoding S41 family peptidase, whose translation MKLTFLPRILIVFIISALFYNCSKTEDNIPKDIEVQDFVWRGLNAYYLWQSDVPDLADLRFNNQNELNSYLEGFSSPEILFDNLLYTEENGYPANEKGYDRFSWIVDDYIALENAFQGITLSNGMEFNLFFENGSTTNAYGVVRYVVPSSNAETQGILRGMVFKAVDGTQITNTNYRDLLFGANTDYTINLADYDGGNPTLNGTSIALSKSQLQENPVAITKTFNEGGKKIGYLLYNQFASSFDGQLNAAFGTFKANGVTDLIIDLRYNGGGSVQTATYLGSMIATEPNTAVYSQQVWNEKVMEKNNASDFLNYFTDNITNTDQNGNVILDEPINSLGLSTVYFIVTEDTASASELVINALSAYIDVKLVGTQTVGKQVGSITLYDSEDYRRNGADLNTNHTYAMQPIVLEIKNANGENNPNGYTPEIGLAEDFGQISGNVNLGVLGDVTEPLLERTINYIVSGSKSTGKSVISIKKEQLTNSKLQKPFANEMYVDLK comes from the coding sequence ATGAAGTTAACATTTCTCCCTAGAATACTAATTGTTTTTATAATTTCTGCACTCTTTTACAATTGCTCTAAGACAGAAGATAACATACCTAAAGATATCGAAGTACAAGACTTTGTTTGGCGAGGTTTAAACGCCTATTATTTATGGCAAAGTGATGTTCCTGATTTGGCCGATTTACGTTTTAATAATCAAAACGAATTAAATAGCTACTTAGAAGGATTTTCATCACCAGAAATTTTATTTGACAATTTATTATACACAGAAGAGAATGGTTATCCTGCTAATGAAAAGGGATATGACCGTTTTTCTTGGATTGTTGATGATTATATTGCTTTAGAAAATGCTTTTCAAGGCATTACGTTGAGTAACGGAATGGAGTTTAATTTATTTTTTGAAAATGGAAGTACCACCAATGCTTATGGTGTAGTAAGATATGTAGTACCAAGTTCTAATGCAGAAACACAAGGTATTTTAAGAGGGATGGTTTTTAAAGCTGTAGATGGTACTCAAATAACCAATACCAACTATAGAGATTTACTATTTGGTGCAAATACAGATTACACCATTAATTTGGCTGACTATGATGGAGGAAATCCTACTTTAAACGGTACTTCTATTGCTTTAAGTAAATCTCAATTACAAGAAAACCCTGTAGCAATTACAAAAACGTTTAATGAAGGTGGTAAAAAAATTGGTTATTTATTATACAATCAGTTTGCAAGTTCTTTTGATGGTCAATTAAATGCTGCTTTTGGAACCTTTAAAGCTAATGGAGTTACAGATCTAATTATAGATTTACGTTACAATGGTGGTGGTTCTGTACAAACAGCCACTTATTTAGGTAGTATGATTGCAACAGAGCCTAATACAGCGGTTTACTCTCAACAAGTATGGAACGAGAAAGTAATGGAAAAAAATAATGCTAGTGATTTTTTAAATTATTTTACAGATAATATTACAAATACAGATCAAAATGGCAATGTTATTTTAGACGAACCTATTAATAGTTTGGGCCTTTCTACCGTTTATTTTATTGTTACAGAAGATACCGCTTCTGCATCTGAATTGGTTATAAATGCCTTAAGTGCTTATATTGATGTAAAATTAGTAGGTACACAAACTGTAGGAAAACAAGTAGGTTCTATTACGTTATATGATTCTGAAGATTATAGAAGAAATGGTGCAGACTTAAACACCAATCATACCTACGCAATGCAACCGATTGTATTAGAAATAAAAAATGCAAACGGAGAAAATAATCCTAACGGATATACCCCAGAGATTGGACTTGCAGAAGATTTTGGGCAAATTTCTGGTAACGTTAACTTAGGTGTTTTAGGTGATGTTACAGAGCCTTTATTAGAAAGAACAATTAATTATATTGTTTCAGGATCTAAATCTACTGGTAAATCTGTTATTTCTATTAAAAAAGAACAACTTACCAATTCTAAATTACAAAAACCTTTTGCAAACGAAATGTATGTAGATTTAAAGTAA
- a CDS encoding REP-associated tyrosine transposase, with protein MSRKYKFGEKSGAYFISFTTINWIDVFTRDAYFWCIIESLDYCRKHKGMEIYGYCIMPSHIHLIFRSALNNPSGLIRDFKGFTSKKMLKLIEENPQESRKEWMLWMFERAGKKNSNITHKQFWQQHNQPIEIWSLKVFEQKLKYIHHNPVETGFVTDPIDWKYSSARNYGNDDSTILEIDLN; from the coding sequence ATGAGCAGAAAATATAAATTTGGAGAAAAATCTGGAGCTTATTTTATTAGTTTTACTACCATAAACTGGATAGATGTTTTTACAAGAGACGCTTATTTTTGGTGTATTATAGAATCTTTAGATTATTGTAGAAAGCATAAAGGAATGGAAATTTATGGTTATTGTATTATGCCAAGTCATATTCATTTAATTTTTCGTTCTGCATTAAATAATCCTTCGGGGTTAATTCGAGATTTTAAAGGGTTCACTTCAAAAAAAATGTTGAAACTGATTGAAGAGAATCCACAAGAAAGTAGGAAAGAATGGATGCTTTGGATGTTTGAGCGTGCAGGAAAAAAGAATAGTAATATTACCCATAAACAGTTTTGGCAACAACATAATCAGCCAATTGAAATTTGGTCATTAAAAGTATTTGAACAAAAGTTAAAATATATACATCATAATCCTGTAGAAACTGGATTTGTAACTGATCCTATAGATTGGAAATATAGCAGCGCAAGAAATTATGGTAACGACGATTCAACAATCTTAGAGATAGATTTGAATTAG
- a CDS encoding patatin-like phospholipase family protein, with amino-acid sequence MKKALVISGGGSKGAFAGGVAQYLMKKENKDYDLFIGTSTGSLMVSHLALGRLDDLKELYTNVNQKTIFSNNPFKIKKVAGEKVISIRHLNTFWNFLNGRKTFGESKNLRSLIRRKVTREMYEEIRKNNKEVVVTVSNLTANQIEYKSINECTYDDFCDWIWGSCNYVPFMSLLEKNNCQYADGGFGSLVPIREAILRGATEIDAIILETEVTQFNKLPATNPFSLLFDVFDFMLVHVERHNITIGKLAATNKGIKLNLYYTPTVLTTNSLVFDEVLMRKWWKSGYKYAKSKQEELMSEFRPDVLTDQEIEVGLDDLEDLNL; translated from the coding sequence ATGAAAAAAGCGTTGGTAATTTCTGGAGGAGGGAGTAAAGGAGCATTTGCAGGTGGAGTTGCGCAATATTTAATGAAGAAAGAAAATAAAGATTATGATTTATTTATAGGTACCTCTACAGGTAGTTTAATGGTGTCTCACTTGGCTTTAGGGAGATTAGATGATTTAAAAGAATTATACACCAATGTAAATCAGAAAACTATTTTTAGTAATAATCCTTTTAAAATTAAAAAAGTAGCCGGAGAAAAAGTAATTAGCATTCGACATTTAAATACTTTTTGGAATTTTTTAAATGGAAGAAAAACATTTGGGGAAAGTAAAAACCTACGTTCTTTAATTAGAAGGAAGGTTACCCGAGAAATGTATGAGGAAATTAGAAAAAATAACAAAGAGGTTGTGGTTACGGTTTCTAATTTAACAGCAAACCAAATAGAATATAAATCTATAAATGAGTGTACTTATGATGATTTTTGCGATTGGATTTGGGGTTCTTGCAACTATGTGCCGTTTATGAGTTTATTAGAAAAAAACAATTGCCAGTATGCAGATGGTGGTTTTGGCTCTTTAGTACCTATTAGAGAAGCCATTTTACGTGGAGCTACCGAAATAGATGCCATTATTTTAGAAACAGAAGTTACTCAGTTTAATAAATTACCAGCTACAAACCCGTTTTCTTTATTATTTGATGTATTCGATTTTATGTTGGTACATGTAGAGCGTCATAATATTACCATTGGTAAATTAGCAGCAACCAATAAAGGTATTAAACTAAACTTATATTATACACCAACCGTTTTAACAACAAATTCTTTAGTTTTTGATGAAGTTTTAATGCGAAAATGGTGGAAATCTGGTTATAAATACGCAAAATCTAAGCAAGAAGAATTAATGAGCGAGTTTAGACCTGATGTTTTAACGGATCAAGAAATAGAAGTTGGTTTAGATGATTTAGAGGACTTAAATTTGTAA
- a CDS encoding sialidase family protein, with protein MKRIILFIFGFLVFISCKEDYQPRKINEISVKEYLIDSVSIRAIHAINEFEVIYAGSNGSIGFFSDATTTKLKPTVLKIKYQDSIIPNFRSIASNGKAIFALSITNPALLYRISVGQANLKYTETHDKVFYDALQFFDDNIHGIAVGDPTENCASILLTLDGGNTWHKLPCSKLPIFNEGEAFFAASNTNIKTIGSSVWIASGGTKARILKSEDYGNTWQIFNTPFIQGDGPQGIYSIDFVDKKNGIAIGGDYSKPLENKANKAITKDGGLTWTLVANTQNPNYKSCVQYVPNTNGKEVFAVGKTGISYSNNGGLSWANVSNEAYYSIQFVDRNIAWLSGNNKLGKLVLK; from the coding sequence ATGAAGAGAATAATCCTATTTATTTTTGGTTTCCTAGTTTTTATCTCTTGTAAAGAAGATTATCAACCTAGAAAAATCAATGAAATAAGCGTAAAAGAGTATCTAATAGACAGTGTTAGCATTCGTGCAATTCATGCTATAAATGAATTTGAAGTAATCTATGCAGGCTCTAATGGTAGCATTGGTTTCTTTTCGGATGCAACAACAACTAAATTAAAACCAACTGTTTTAAAAATTAAATATCAAGATAGTATCATTCCTAATTTTAGAAGTATTGCTTCTAACGGAAAAGCCATTTTTGCTTTAAGTATTACAAACCCTGCTTTGTTATATCGTATTTCTGTAGGACAAGCAAATTTAAAATATACAGAAACGCATGATAAAGTTTTTTATGATGCACTACAGTTTTTTGATGACAACATACATGGAATTGCGGTGGGAGACCCAACAGAAAATTGTGCTTCTATTCTTTTAACTTTGGATGGTGGAAATACTTGGCACAAACTACCATGTTCTAAATTACCAATTTTTAATGAAGGTGAAGCCTTTTTTGCCGCCAGCAATACCAATATTAAAACCATAGGCAGCTCAGTTTGGATTGCTTCTGGTGGTACTAAAGCACGTATTTTAAAATCGGAAGATTACGGAAATACTTGGCAAATTTTTAATACTCCTTTTATTCAGGGTGATGGACCACAGGGAATTTATTCTATAGATTTTGTTGATAAAAAAAACGGAATAGCAATTGGTGGCGATTACTCTAAACCATTAGAAAACAAGGCAAACAAAGCTATTACGAAGGATGGCGGCCTTACTTGGACTTTAGTTGCCAATACCCAAAACCCTAATTACAAAAGCTGTGTACAATATGTACCAAATACTAACGGAAAAGAGGTCTTTGCTGTAGGAAAAACAGGAATATCATACTCAAATAATGGAGGTCTTAGTTGGGCAAATGTTAGCAATGAAGCTTATTATTCCATTCAGTTTGTAGATAGAAATATTGCGTGGTTATCTGGTAATAACAAGTTAGGGAAATTGGTTCTCAAATAA
- a CDS encoding outer membrane beta-barrel protein has protein sequence MKQLITALAAILISTITYGQFQISASTGYSMSSAGMKLGEKINTTGTENTYGSYGEGLNFQVRGTYYITNKFGVDLALGYLRGADKTVSEVNLPSQNTKVDAIARARAFGAAASMVYKFTDNFYGRLGALVKVGGKTEAIVYSKTPFTNEAAAKQGLPSGSYSETNYVEDFHGHFPLGVVAALGYEFNLTNNLNLFVEAEYYGISLKRKDSEIQEFNLDIFTPDGNIVANKTLADLPLTDQGIYKNTTYVDELSHTETDKSKKLSQKVPYSSFGINFGITYKFKSSDK, from the coding sequence ATGAAACAATTAATTACAGCTTTAGCAGCTATTTTAATTAGCACAATTACTTATGGACAGTTTCAAATTTCTGCAAGTACTGGATATTCTATGAGTAGCGCAGGAATGAAATTAGGAGAAAAAATTAATACAACAGGTACAGAAAACACCTACGGAAGTTATGGTGAAGGTTTAAATTTTCAAGTAAGAGGAACGTATTATATTACTAATAAATTTGGAGTAGATTTAGCTCTTGGGTATTTAAGAGGTGCAGACAAAACCGTTTCTGAAGTTAACTTACCTAGTCAGAATACAAAAGTTGATGCCATAGCAAGAGCACGTGCTTTTGGTGCAGCAGCTTCTATGGTGTATAAATTTACAGATAATTTTTACGGACGTTTAGGTGCTCTAGTAAAAGTTGGTGGAAAAACAGAAGCTATTGTGTATAGTAAAACCCCTTTTACTAATGAAGCTGCTGCTAAACAAGGATTACCTAGCGGATCTTATTCTGAAACCAATTATGTAGAAGATTTTCACGGGCATTTTCCTTTAGGTGTTGTGGCTGCTTTGGGGTATGAGTTTAACTTAACCAACAATCTTAATCTTTTTGTAGAGGCCGAGTATTATGGTATCAGTTTAAAAAGAAAAGATTCTGAAATTCAAGAATTTAACTTAGATATTTTTACACCAGATGGTAACATTGTAGCTAATAAAACTTTAGCAGATTTACCATTAACAGATCAAGGTATTTATAAAAACACCACTTATGTAGATGAATTATCACATACTGAAACTGACAAATCTAAAAAGTTATCACAAAAAGTACCTTACTCTTCTTTCGGTATTAACTTTGGTATTACTTACAAGTTTAAAAGTTCTGATAAATAA